One window of the Eucalyptus grandis isolate ANBG69807.140 chromosome 8, ASM1654582v1, whole genome shotgun sequence genome contains the following:
- the LOC104456105 gene encoding low affinity inorganic phosphate transporter 1 has product MAKEQLEVLNALDAAKTQWYHFTAIVIAGMGFFTDAYDLFCISLVTKLLGRLYYTEPGSPTPGTLPSNVSAAVNGVAFCGTLAGQIFFGWLGDKMGRKRVYGMTLMLMVLCSIASGLSFGKEANGVMATLCFFRFWLGFGIGGDYPLSATIMSEYANKKTRGAFIAAVFAMQGFGILTGGMVAIVVSSAFKARYPVPAYEVDPGLSTIPQADYVWRMILMFGALPAALTYYWRMKMPETARYTALVAKNAKQAAADMSKVLQVDLEAEPEKVQPKAQGNDFGLFSKQFVRRHGLHLLGTTSTWFLLDIAFYSQNLFQKDVFTAIGWIPKAKTMNAIEELYRIGRAQTLIALCSTVPGYWFTVALIDKIGRFAIQLMGFFFMTVFMFALAIPYHHWTLPDNRIGFVIIYSLTFFFANFGPNATTFVVPAEIFPARLRSTCHGISAAAGKAGAMVGAFGFLYAADGIGVRKTLIILGVINFLGCVFTLLVPESKGRSLEEISGENEEENAA; this is encoded by the coding sequence ATGGCTAAGGAACAGCTGGAGGTGCTCAATGCCCTTGATGCAGCCAAAACACAATGGTACCACTTCACGGCAATTGTCATCGCCGGCATGGGCTTCTTCACCGACGCGTACGACCTATTCTGCATCTCCCTTGTGACTAAGCTCCTCGGCCGCCTGTACTACACCGAGCCAGGCTCGCCCACCCCGGGGACCCTGCCTTCCAATGTGTCGGCGGCGGTCAACGGGGTCGCCTTCTGCGGGACCCTTGCAGGCCAGATCTTCTTCGGGTGGTTGGGCGACAAGATGGGCCGGAAGCGGGTCTATGGCATGACCCTCATGCTTATGGTCCTCTGTTCCATCGCCTCGGGGCTCTCCTTCGGCAAGGAAGCAAACGGGGTGATGGCAACCCTTTGCTTCTTCAGGTTCTGGCTCGGGTTTGGCATTGGTGGGGACTACCCGCTTTCCGCCACCATCATGTCCGAGTACGCGAACAAGAAGACTCGTGGTGCCTTCATCGCAGCTGTTTTCGCGATGCAGGGTTTTGGGATTTTAACTGGAGGGATGGTTGCTATAGTTGTCTCCTCGGCCTTCAAGGCTAGATATCCCGTTCCGGCCTATGAAGTCGATCCGGGCCTCTCCACCATCCCGCAAGCTGACTACGTCTGGCGGATGATTTTGATGTTCGGTGCGCTTCCGGCCGCTCTCACATATTACTGGCGGATGAAAATGCCAGAAACAGCTCGTTACACCGCTCTAGTGGCCAAGAATGCCAAGCAAGCCGCAGCCGACATGTCGAAGGTTCTCCAAGTCGATTTGGAAGCAGAGCCAGAGAAGGTCCAGCCAAAGGCGCAAGGGAACGACTTTGGCTTGTTCTCGAAACAGTTCGTCCGGCGCCACGGGCTCCACCTGCTCGGCACGACGAGCACCTGGTTCCTGTTGGACATCGCCTTCTATAGCCAGAACCTTTTCCAGAAAGACGTCTTCACAGCCATCGGTTGGATTCCGAAGGCGAAAACCATGAATGCCATTGAAGAGTTGTACCGGATTGGGCGTGCGCAGACCTTGATCGCCCTCTGCAGCACGGTCCCAGGGTACTGGTTCACGGTGGCCCTCATTGACAAGATCGGAAGGTTCGCGATCCAACTGatgggcttcttcttcatgaCAGTGTTCATGTTCGCTCTGGCCATCCCCTACCACCACTGGACCTTGCCGGACAACCGAATCGGGTTCGTGATCATATACTCACTCACCTTCTTCTTCGCAAACTTCGGCCCCAACGCCACCACATTCGTGGTCCCCGCAGAGATCTTCCCAGCGCGGCTCAGGTCGACGTGTCATGGCATATCCGCCGCGGCCGGCAAGGCCGGGGCCATGGTGGGCGCTTTCGGCTTCCTGTATGCAGCGGACGGGATCGGCGTCCGTAAGACCCTGATCATACTTGGCGTGATTAACTTCCTTGGGTGTGTCTTCACCTTACTGGTGCCGGAATCGAAGGGCCGCTCCCTCGAGGAAATATCTGGAGAGAACGAGGAAGAAAATGCAGCCTAG